The following DNA comes from SAR324 cluster bacterium.
AGGCCGTGGAACCGGAAACGGTCATCCGAACCGTGATTTGTAGCAATTCGCGGTTTTCACTCACAAAGGTCGGCAACACGCCTTTCTGAAATTTCTCGAAAAAATGTAGCACCTGATCATCGGTCAGGTTATCCAGTCCGTGACGATATTTGTCCAGATACTCCACGGGCGTATAAACCTTGTCGATTTGAATGCCTTGAATGTTTCCGAGTTCGTTGGGCGCATCCGTTTGCAACAGCCAGGATTTCAATTCTGCCAGACCATACACCGTGTCTGCGGAAAGCATGGACACCGAATTCGTTCTCGGGGAAAACACCAACCGCAGCACATTGGTTCCACCGAGATGTTGTTCAATGAATCGTAAATCCTGAATGATTTCTGATTCTTCGCTGAAATTGGTGCTCAAACTGTTGATTTCAATCCGGAACAACCCCATCAGGGATATTCCGCCAATAATCACCCAGACCAGGATCACGCCTTTGGAATATTCCCGGAGAAAATTGGATTTCAGATGCAGCATTTTATCCAGTATTCCGTATCGGGCAGGATTTCGTTGTCGTTCGGGAATGGGAAACAGGCACATCATCCACGGGGCCAGTGTGAGTGAAAGAATGGTGATGATGGTGATTCCAATGCTGGAGTAAAGTCCCAACTGCTGAATGGCTGGAATCGGACTCACCATAAGCGCGGCAAAACCACATACTGTTGTCAGCGCAGTCACAACCAGGGGCACAGTGATGTGTTCGATAGTCCGTTCGACAATGACCCTGCGTCCGCCTCTGGTCAATCTGGCCTCCGCATAAAACTGGTGAACCACATGGATCACATAGGCACTGCCAACACAGATCAACACCGGAGGACAGGCCATTGTCACCAGATTGAGCTGGTCACCGATCAGTCCGAACATCCCCATGGTCCAGATAGTACCAAGGAGCACAATGACCATGGGCACGATCACACCTCTGAGCGTTCTGAACGAGAACATCAACACAAGTGTGATCATGACAATACTGAGCGGAAGAATACGTTGGAGATCCTGACGGATCAACCGGGTTGCCTCATATTCCTGACGCAATTCGCTGGCATAAGCCATGATCCAGCCATCCTGACGATATTGTTTGAGCAATGCGGTCAAACTGTTCTGCGTGTGTTCATCACCAGGGGTCGCTTCAGGTTTGAACAGGACAATGACGGCGGCTGTTTTTCCATCTCTTGAGATCAGATCCTGCTGAATAATCTCATCTTTACGCAACTGTTCGACAATTTTTTTGATATGGCTTTGAACCGAGTTTTCGAGATCCTGCAATGTTTTCTGATAAATATCACTGGTACATTGCGGACCGGAATGAGTGGATGTGTTCAATTCATTGGACATGGAAGATGGCGCGCCGGGAAGTTCAAAGTCTTCATCAAAAGACAATCCGGGACCCGTTTCAGATAACACATCCACTGACGGGGAGACTTCGAGTTCCGGATGTTCCAGACAATATTTTTCCTGTCGGTACTGTTCCAGAATGGACAGGCACACGGAACCCAGCGATTCTTTATGGAACCATGATTTTCCGGCACAGGGTCCCTGCCACTGCGGTGTGTTGATCAGGCTGATCACCCGTTCCACATTGGGAATGTTGAGGGCTAGATCATGAGTGAAATTTTCCAGCATCAGAAAAAAATCCAGATTCATCTTCTGTGCGTCTTTTTCCGATTGAATGGCAATCATCAAAACTTCTTCGCTACCGAAAATCTTTCGAATTCGTTTGAATTCATCAAAATTTCCTGAATCTCTGCTGATAAACGGTTCCAGACTGCTGTCAATGATCAATTGATAATGATCATCCAGAAGTTCTGATTTTACTTTCAGAAAAAACAGGATGGAAAGCCCCACGCAACTGACAATGATCAGCAGTGGATACCGGTTCAGAAAATAGAAAAAACGAGTCAGCATGGATTTTTTTTGTCAGCAGGAATTCAAATGAAAAACAGGACATGATTGACCTTTAACAAAATGAAATCCTCCTGACAAGCTTTTGCATTGAAACAATGTCCAAGGCATGTCATTAGCAACGTCAGTTGATTCAATATCTGTATCATTGAGTATAAAAACTCAGAGTTCATGTTTACCTTCCTCACCAAAAAGGACTTATGGAACACCCCTCCAATCCACTGATTTTCAAACGTTGGCCACCTAAACATCCTGAACGCATTCAGCTTTATTCCATGGGAACCCCCAATGGACTTAAAATTTCGATTGCACTGGAAGAAACAGAAATACCTTATGAACTGCATCTCATCAATATCCGAACTGGAGACCAGCACACCGAAGAATTCAAATCCATCAATCCAAACTCCAAGATTCCGGTGATTCTTGATCCGCATGGACCCGATGGCAAAATGATCAGTATCATGGAATCCGGCGCCATTCTGATTTATCTGGCTGAAAAATCCGGAAAGTTGATGCCGTTGGATGGCGCCGGCAAAACTGAATGTCTGCAATGGCTGTTTTTTCAGGTAGGACACCTCGGCCCCATGTTCGGGCAGTTCGGACACTTTTATAAATTTGCCGCAGACCAGTGCAAGGATCCTTATCCTGTGGAACGCTACCGGACTGAAAGCCGGAGATTGCTGGCTATTCTGGAAAAGCAACTGACTGGCAGGGATTTTTTAATCCGCAATGAATATACCATTGCGGACATTGCTACATTTTCGTGGGTCAATACCCTGAAAACACATTTCGACGCATCCGAAGCGTTGGGACTGTCAGAGTTTCCAAGGGTTTTTGAGTGGGTGGACCGTTGTATGTCAAGACCTGCTTCCGAACGGGGAAGAGCCATATTTTCCTGAAAAAAATCAGTTGAAGTGTCTCATCCGGAGCAGGTGTCTTTTTTATTGGAATATATCAATGCCTGTTTTCCGGGCGTAATAGAACGAGTGATCAGAACCGGAACAATTCTTCCAGACTTTGAGCGGTTAGAACGCGCTCTGCCAGCGTTTCCAGTTGGAGGAAAGACAACGTACTCAGTTGCGTCAGGTAGCTTGCGGGAATTTCACGGAATTTGATCCGCAATTGTTTTTCCACCAGGGAACGGAATCCTTCAACCCGGCCTTTCTCAATGCCTTTTTCAAATCCTTCATCAATCCATTGTTGGGCCATGGTGGGCATAACGACCTCCTCTAATAGTTCCGGGTTCGGGAGTTTGTGAAATTCTTCAATGAACGCGTCCTTATGTTTTCATGTATGGGGATATCTGAAATTACTCCCATATTCAAACATAGCCAATGTGATGTCATCCGCAGGTGATGTTCCTTGAGTATAAGACTTGAATGAATCCTTAATATTTTGAAAAAAATGTTTCAATTCCAGGTCATTTGAGTTTTGGAGTACCTCCATAAAATACTTCCTGAATCTGTTTCCATCCCCAGTCACACTGTCGGTCAAACCATCTGTGAACAGTAATAAACGGTCGCCATGAGATAGTTGTAACTTGTTTTCATGTATGGGGATATCCGCGATTACACCCATCAATAAACACGTTGCCTCCAGTTTGATCATCTGTTGATCTTCGGAACGTATCAGTATCATTTCTGGATGACCTGCATTGATATAACGGCATTCTCCTGACGGAGAGATTCTAAACAGAATCGCCGACATGAAATGGTCCATTGGTGTATGAGTGAACAAATTATTGTTGATATGATTGGCAATCATGGTGAGTGAGACGTCCTCATCCATTTGCTCAAGCAACATCTCTACCAGAATGGTGAGAAATGCTGCTGAAATGCCATGTCCGCTGGCATCCCCCAGGAAAAAGAAAAAGTCCCCATTGCGAGCATGATGCGAATAATAAATATCACCTGAAATCTGTTCCAGCGGTTTGAACCACAGGTAATGTTCTACAAATTCTGCATTCACCACAGGTTGAATGATGCTTCCCTGAACTTCACCAGCCAGTTTTAAATTGTGAAGCATCTCATTGTTTTTATCCGACAAATCTCTGGTTCTGAGACTGATTCTTTCTTCCAGTTCGGTGTTCAAGAGTTGGTAGTCTTCTGTCAGAACAACTAATTCCTCATTGCGATGGACAAGTTCATCGGCCAATTTGACGGCCTTGCGGTGAATGCGCCGATTGTTGATGGCCAACACCAACCCCTGAAAAAAAATAAATACCACAAAACCATTCTGACTGATAAAAGGTCTGTTCAATTGGTGGAGGTCAATGCTGATATCATGCAATGCTGCGGCAAAGAAAATCAGAAATCCCCAAAGCAGGATTCCAGCGGTCTTCTCCCGGTGATGGAGCCATACATAAATGAGTGTTCCCAACATCCAAAGCAGTGACAAACCCACCAGCACATAGAATATTTGGGGAAGCACACGGAAATGAATAGAGTTCATGCTCATTAACCAAGTGGCACAAACCAGTAACAGAAAATCGATTTCCAGAAATCTGGCCAGAAAGTTTAAGACCTTTTCTGTCTTAACAAAAAGAGTGCGAATATACCTAAGCAAACAGAAGATGACCATCATTCCGGAGGAGACTCTGATTTTTGGATAAAATTCGAAATGATCGAAATCAGAAAAATAGAGTTCAAGAATATGGTATCCCGTTATTGACCAGATCATGGTTAATAAACACGTCAGCCCCATCCATAACGCACCGCGGTCATAATTGTTCAATCCAAACAATCCCAAATGATACAGCCCCATAATCAGCAATATCCCCAAAACCAAACTGTTGAGGACAGACTTGGTAACAATCAGTTGATGCATGGATGAGCTTGTTCCCAATATTGGAAGTTTATATGGCCCACCTTGATGATGTGCATAATTACTGATCTGCCAAAAAATCTGTATTTCCGGCGCAGGATTCACAGTCAGCACCTGCTGAAAGACCTTCGGTTCGGAATTTATCGCGTTATCACTGATTTTTCCAGAATTGAACTCCATCGAAAGAGGAATACCCTCCGCATTATAAATCCTCATTCGGGCAGAACTGATCGCCAAGCCTGTCAGGATTTCCAGATGATCATGCTGATATGGAAAGGATTGGGGAAGCAGAACACGAAGCCTGTAGGTACCAAAACCATGTGTGGGCAGGAAATTGTGAGGATTGGAATCCCAGAATTCGGGACTTACGTAATAATCTGGTAGTATGTTTCGCCCCAAACCATCTGTCTGGCCGTCAACCCATTTACCCCAGTACAATTCCCACTCCCCTGCCAGTGTGACAGGATTATGATGTTCCAGTGTGATATCTCTCAGATCCAGAATGCCCTTGACTGCGACAGGCGGTGGACCCGCAAATCTTTCTCTGAATGTTTCCATGACGGCTAATCCCATTCCCAATGAACAAAAAATGAGAAATGCCAGAATAGTGTATTTAGGTCTAGACAGGGGTTGCGAAAATTGAATAGACCGGTGACGAACATCGTGTGGCATGCGGATTCTTTTTGTCATAAGCCTTTCGTCCCACTATCATCGAAACAGCAAGGACGACCATCGGCATGGGTATATTTATTTTAAATTGTAAAAGTTTGCTCGTGCCCTTGTCCAGTGGGGCACGTTATCCATCAGGCGAAGCTCTGCTTCGCACTCACCGGAGGTGGCTCGGAGAAATGACAGGAATAGAGATCAGAAACGTCCGGAAAACATGACAAGGAGTTGAAAAAAGCCCACGGCCACACCCAAAGCACCCCCAACCATGATCAGAATCCATTCATCTTCCTGAAACGCGGGGCGTAATAATCCGATGAATTCTTCAGCGGTAAGCTGTTTCATTTTTTCACGCAGGATCGTTTGGATATCCATAGCTTCCTCGGTGTAGGCATGTAAATGGCTGAGTCCTTCCGGTAAATGTTCCAGCACCTTGTCAACAGCCATTTCTTTCATCTGGATATAGCGGTGGGTTCCCATGGTCAGGGCAATGAATGGTTTGGTGATGCCTGTTGAACTGTCAATGGTTCGTTTGACATGACGCTGGATCAATTTGAAAAGCTTGTCGGAGGATGGCCCTTTCAGGATGCCTTCAATGATATTTTCAGGATTCAGGATTTCCGACGCGATCAGGGCACCATAATCTGAAGCCACTTCCTGTTGTCGTTTGATAAAGAGTCCCTGAATGGTCCATGGGCCAATTTTAATGGGATTGACAGGTTCAAAGATCATCTTGAGAGCCAGCCAGTTGGTGGCGTAACCCACAATGAAACCACAAACCGGAAGTTGCCATTGGCCTTTGTAATAAATCCAGATCACCATCTGGATACAGCCAAATAAAAAACCGAAATACAAACCTGAACGTTCAATAAATTTAAATTCCTTGTGCCCGA
Coding sequences within:
- a CDS encoding SpoIIE family protein phosphatase; translation: METFRERFAGPPPVAVKGILDLRDITLEHHNPVTLAGEWELYWGKWVDGQTDGLGRNILPDYYVSPEFWDSNPHNFLPTHGFGTYRLRVLLPQSFPYQHDHLEILTGLAISSARMRIYNAEGIPLSMEFNSGKISDNAINSEPKVFQQVLTVNPAPEIQIFWQISNYAHHQGGPYKLPILGTSSSMHQLIVTKSVLNSLVLGILLIMGLYHLGLFGLNNYDRGALWMGLTCLLTMIWSITGYHILELYFSDFDHFEFYPKIRVSSGMMVIFCLLRYIRTLFVKTEKVLNFLARFLEIDFLLLVCATWLMSMNSIHFRVLPQIFYVLVGLSLLWMLGTLIYVWLHHREKTAGILLWGFLIFFAAALHDISIDLHQLNRPFISQNGFVVFIFFQGLVLAINNRRIHRKAVKLADELVHRNEELVVLTEDYQLLNTELEERISLRTRDLSDKNNEMLHNLKLAGEVQGSIIQPVVNAEFVEHYLWFKPLEQISGDIYYSHHARNGDFFFFLGDASGHGISAAFLTILVEMLLEQMDEDVSLTMIANHINNNLFTHTPMDHFMSAILFRISPSGECRYINAGHPEMILIRSEDQQMIKLEATCLLMGVIADIPIHENKLQLSHGDRLLLFTDGLTDSVTGDGNRFRKYFMEVLQNSNDLELKHFFQNIKDSFKSYTQGTSPADDITLAMFEYGSNFRYPHT
- a CDS encoding glutathione S-transferase N-terminal domain-containing protein; the protein is MEHPSNPLIFKRWPPKHPERIQLYSMGTPNGLKISIALEETEIPYELHLINIRTGDQHTEEFKSINPNSKIPVILDPHGPDGKMISIMESGAILIYLAEKSGKLMPLDGAGKTECLQWLFFQVGHLGPMFGQFGHFYKFAADQCKDPYPVERYRTESRRLLAILEKQLTGRDFLIRNEYTIADIATFSWVNTLKTHFDASEALGLSEFPRVFEWVDRCMSRPASERGRAIFS
- a CDS encoding MMPL family transporter, translated to MLTRFFYFLNRYPLLIIVSCVGLSILFFLKVKSELLDDHYQLIIDSSLEPFISRDSGNFDEFKRIRKIFGSEEVLMIAIQSEKDAQKMNLDFFLMLENFTHDLALNIPNVERVISLINTPQWQGPCAGKSWFHKESLGSVCLSILEQYRQEKYCLEHPELEVSPSVDVLSETGPGLSFDEDFELPGAPSSMSNELNTSTHSGPQCTSDIYQKTLQDLENSVQSHIKKIVEQLRKDEIIQQDLISRDGKTAAVIVLFKPEATPGDEHTQNSLTALLKQYRQDGWIMAYASELRQEYEATRLIRQDLQRILPLSIVMITLVLMFSFRTLRGVIVPMVIVLLGTIWTMGMFGLIGDQLNLVTMACPPVLICVGSAYVIHVVHQFYAEARLTRGGRRVIVERTIEHITVPLVVTALTTVCGFAALMVSPIPAIQQLGLYSSIGITIITILSLTLAPWMMCLFPIPERQRNPARYGILDKMLHLKSNFLREYSKGVILVWVIIGGISLMGLFRIEINSLSTNFSEESEIIQDLRFIEQHLGGTNVLRLVFSPRTNSVSMLSADTVYGLAELKSWLLQTDAPNELGNIQGIQIDKVYTPVEYLDKYRHGLDNLTDDQVLHFFEKFQKGVLPTFVSENRELLQITVRMTVSGSTAFIELKNILEKKIPQFLPHLKVEFTGAGILASESADNIARSQIQSVMLALVIIFVILSMLFLSWKMGVIALYPNVVAVMVFFGLLGWFSIPVGITISVIASIALGIGVDDTIHFLTHYNENVKKIRNNKIASQVTIRHIGKPMMYTTFSLVTGFAIFVMSDMESQILFGALTAFTLFVCLITDLTFLPSIMMETQLITVWDYLGLKFDAKFLEGIDLFQKMSVSDAKIATLVAYTVELEKDDILFEEGESGNELYVILEGNITIYLDEKYHEERNVLAQLPKGKTFGEMGLFRKTKRTATAQASEKTRLLVITEDILFKLQQRNPGIASKLFLNLSKSLAVSIKNTDHRMVGKALKEINLVDYSSMDDGESEDTSDHVPIFIDIFQGMTKREKETFYEYCEHKHIPAGKTVYSRGDRGDFIMMVLSGKFVAQIEAVGEKMIVSTIGERDLVGENCLLGQDQVRQASVVAGEDSEALFLNVYNLDRMVNNHKKLAAKFTHNMVCMLSNRLEAATSKLYRPRYANRYLLNTSANIYLDHSHQHFAGMVNNISLTGIELELGRYVETGQMIRVEIFFRQPTLDQYLEQNTIELAGQIVWGRVAESFNREPAWKYGLKFVMLTVQQRNRLKTALDELYLTPVQTEIM
- a CDS encoding DUF445 family protein, coding for MDAFNNEDFWLYVSMPFVSAIVGWGTNLVAIKMTFYPLTFWGIPPFLGWQGIIPRKAEKMASIAVDLMTTKLISVEELFDRLDPERVAKEMEPTMEVLIETLTTDIMIEQAPALWEMLPLMVKDEIFRRVRNDAPNVIARTMTEIKEHIGDLFDLKAMIIDSLVRDRSLLNKVFQDVGHKEFKFIERSGLYFGFLFGCIQMVIWIYYKGQWQLPVCGFIVGYATNWLALKMIFEPVNPIKIGPWTIQGLFIKRQQEVASDYGALIASEILNPENIIEGILKGPSSDKLFKLIQRHVKRTIDSSTGITKPFIALTMGTHRYIQMKEMAVDKVLEHLPEGLSHLHAYTEEAMDIQTILREKMKQLTAEEFIGLLRPAFQEDEWILIMVGGALGVAVGFFQLLVMFSGRF
- a CDS encoding DUF4351 domain-containing protein — protein: MPTMAQQWIDEGFEKGIEKGRVEGFRSLVEKQLRIKFREIPASYLTQLSTLSFLQLETLAERVLTAQSLEELFRF